The proteins below come from a single Scatophagus argus isolate fScaArg1 chromosome 15, fScaArg1.pri, whole genome shotgun sequence genomic window:
- the LOC124071415 gene encoding alcohol dehydrogenase class-3 chain L isoform X2, with protein sequence MEEVEVAPPKAGEVRLKIVATGICHTDSYTLSGSDPEGVFPVVLGHEGAGIVESVGEGVTKFQPGDTVIPLYIPQCGECKFCRNPKTNLCQKIRLTQGKGLMPDGTTRLSCKGKSLFHFMGCSTFSEYTVVAEISLAKVDHRAPLDKVCLLGCGITTGYGAAINTAKVEAGSSCAVFGLGALGLAAIMGCKAAGAARIIGVDLNPGKFKTAQEFGATDVVNPKDHSKPIQEVLVDMTDGGVDYSFECVGNVAIMRAALEACHKGWGTSVIIGVAAAGQEISTRPFQLVTGRTWKGTAFGGYKSVDSVPKLVDEYMKKKLKVDEFVTHTLPFENITDGFDLMHAGKCIRVVLQF encoded by the exons atggaggaagtggaggtggCACCTCCCAAAGCTGGGGAAGTTCGCCTTAAG ATTGTGGCCACAGGGATCTGTCACACTGACTCCTACACACTGAGTGGCTCTGACCCTGAGGGAGTTTTCCCGGTAGTGCTGGGTCACGAGGGTGCCGGCATCGTGGAGAGCGTTGGAGAGGGGGTCACCAAGTTCCAGCCAG gggACACAGTCATACCCTTATATATCCCACAATGTGGAGAATGCAAATTCTGCAGGAATCCAAAAACCAACTTGTGTCAAAAGATCAG GCTCACTCAGGGGAAAGGCTTGATGCCAGATGGGACGACCCGTTTATCCTGCAAAGGCAAGAGCCTCTTTCACTTCATGGGATGTAGCACATTCTCTGAGTACACTGTGGTAGCTGAGATCTCCCTGGCCAAAGTGGACCATAGAGCCCCTCTGGACAAGGTGTGTCTGCTGGGCTGTGGCATCACCACTGGTTATGGAGCTGCAATCAACACTGCCAAG GTAGAGGCCGGCTcaagctgtgctgtgtttggctTGGGAGCGCTGGGCCTTGCAGCAATCATGGGCTGTAAGGCAGCAGGGGCAGCCAGGATTATTGGAGTCGACCTCAACCCCGGCAAGTTTAAAACTGCTCAAGAGTTTGGTGCTACAGATGTGGTGAACCCAAAGGACCACAGCAAACCAATCCAAGAGGTCCTGGTAGACATGACAGATGGGGGTGTGGACTACTCTTTTGAATGTGTGGGCAATGTGGCAATCATG AGGGCAGCCCTGGAGGCTTGCCATAAAGGATGGGGCACCAGCGTCATTATTGGGGTGGCAGCAGCTGGACAAGAGATTTCCACCCGGCCCTTCCAGCTGGTGACTGGACGCACCTGGAAAGGCACAGCTTTTGGAG GATACAAGAGTGTTGACAGCGTTCCAAAACTGGTGGATGAGTACATGAAAAAGAAGCTCAAAGTGGATGAATTTGTGACTCACACTTTACCCTTTGAGAATATCACTGATGGGTTTGACCTtatgcatgctgggaaatg CATTCGCGTCGTCCTGCAGTTCTAg
- the LOC124071415 gene encoding alcohol dehydrogenase class-3 chain L isoform X1 — protein sequence MATTGKVIKCRAAVAWEAGKPLVMEEVEVAPPKAGEVRLKIVATGICHTDSYTLSGSDPEGVFPVVLGHEGAGIVESVGEGVTKFQPGDTVIPLYIPQCGECKFCRNPKTNLCQKIRLTQGKGLMPDGTTRLSCKGKSLFHFMGCSTFSEYTVVAEISLAKVDHRAPLDKVCLLGCGITTGYGAAINTAKVEAGSSCAVFGLGALGLAAIMGCKAAGAARIIGVDLNPGKFKTAQEFGATDVVNPKDHSKPIQEVLVDMTDGGVDYSFECVGNVAIMRAALEACHKGWGTSVIIGVAAAGQEISTRPFQLVTGRTWKGTAFGGYKSVDSVPKLVDEYMKKKLKVDEFVTHTLPFENITDGFDLMHAGKCIRVVLQF from the exons ATGGCGACTACAGGGAAG GTGATCAAATGCAGAGCTGCAGTAGCATGGGAGGCTGGGAAACCTCTAgtgatggaggaagtggaggtggCACCTCCCAAAGCTGGGGAAGTTCGCCTTAAG ATTGTGGCCACAGGGATCTGTCACACTGACTCCTACACACTGAGTGGCTCTGACCCTGAGGGAGTTTTCCCGGTAGTGCTGGGTCACGAGGGTGCCGGCATCGTGGAGAGCGTTGGAGAGGGGGTCACCAAGTTCCAGCCAG gggACACAGTCATACCCTTATATATCCCACAATGTGGAGAATGCAAATTCTGCAGGAATCCAAAAACCAACTTGTGTCAAAAGATCAG GCTCACTCAGGGGAAAGGCTTGATGCCAGATGGGACGACCCGTTTATCCTGCAAAGGCAAGAGCCTCTTTCACTTCATGGGATGTAGCACATTCTCTGAGTACACTGTGGTAGCTGAGATCTCCCTGGCCAAAGTGGACCATAGAGCCCCTCTGGACAAGGTGTGTCTGCTGGGCTGTGGCATCACCACTGGTTATGGAGCTGCAATCAACACTGCCAAG GTAGAGGCCGGCTcaagctgtgctgtgtttggctTGGGAGCGCTGGGCCTTGCAGCAATCATGGGCTGTAAGGCAGCAGGGGCAGCCAGGATTATTGGAGTCGACCTCAACCCCGGCAAGTTTAAAACTGCTCAAGAGTTTGGTGCTACAGATGTGGTGAACCCAAAGGACCACAGCAAACCAATCCAAGAGGTCCTGGTAGACATGACAGATGGGGGTGTGGACTACTCTTTTGAATGTGTGGGCAATGTGGCAATCATG AGGGCAGCCCTGGAGGCTTGCCATAAAGGATGGGGCACCAGCGTCATTATTGGGGTGGCAGCAGCTGGACAAGAGATTTCCACCCGGCCCTTCCAGCTGGTGACTGGACGCACCTGGAAAGGCACAGCTTTTGGAG GATACAAGAGTGTTGACAGCGTTCCAAAACTGGTGGATGAGTACATGAAAAAGAAGCTCAAAGTGGATGAATTTGTGACTCACACTTTACCCTTTGAGAATATCACTGATGGGTTTGACCTtatgcatgctgggaaatg CATTCGCGTCGTCCTGCAGTTCTAg